A region of Vibrio porteresiae DSM 19223 DNA encodes the following proteins:
- a CDS encoding tannase/feruloyl esterase family alpha/beta hydrolase produces MKALKVYPVGLAILGVAGFANPALAASAQQCAQLQNTELFNGKITEAEYVKEGMSQLDPNRMFTGASNHTFKLPAHCLVRGEVTRHKGADGKDYALRFELRLPDEWANKFIFQGGGGTDGFLANAIGTIPLYGATELPALARGFAVVSMNGGHDGLDASFGLDQQARLDYAYAAIGKVTDTAKYLIKTYYQKAPQHSFFMGCSNGGREAMIAAQRYPTQFDGVVAANPGFHLSRAGVSEAWDTKQLMNIAPKDKNGKKVLANALSDQDLTLLSNAVLKKCDAIDGLKDGIINDYLACDFQPEDVQCKAGNTKNCLSAEKVNTIKTVFGGPKDSQGNDLYSDWPYDAGVNAMGWRMWKLGSSQDADKPDALNATLGLNSLQFYFMTPPNMEVNPSNFDFDKDVVKTNETGAINDATSTMLSTFKARGGKLIVVQGVSDPVFSANDIKRWYENTSKHTDGDMNKTREWGRLFMVPGMTHCGGGPALDDIDPLTAIDNWVTKNQAPAYLPAKGGQAFPGKSQPICPFPQVAKYNGKGDANDINSFHCE; encoded by the coding sequence GTGAAAGCATTGAAAGTATATCCAGTTGGATTAGCGATATTAGGGGTTGCTGGATTTGCCAATCCCGCCCTCGCTGCCAGCGCACAGCAGTGTGCTCAGTTGCAAAATACTGAGCTGTTTAACGGCAAAATTACTGAGGCAGAATATGTAAAAGAAGGTATGTCTCAGTTGGATCCTAACCGCATGTTCACCGGGGCATCGAACCATACCTTCAAGCTGCCAGCCCATTGTTTAGTCCGTGGTGAAGTCACTCGGCATAAAGGCGCAGACGGTAAAGACTACGCGTTACGTTTTGAACTGCGTTTACCGGATGAATGGGCGAATAAGTTTATTTTCCAAGGTGGCGGTGGTACCGATGGTTTCCTTGCTAACGCGATTGGTACTATCCCTCTTTATGGCGCAACTGAATTGCCTGCGCTCGCTCGAGGCTTTGCCGTAGTTTCGATGAACGGCGGACACGATGGCTTAGATGCGTCTTTCGGTTTAGACCAACAAGCTCGTCTTGATTACGCTTACGCAGCGATTGGTAAAGTGACGGATACAGCAAAATATTTGATCAAAACGTATTACCAAAAAGCGCCACAACACTCTTTCTTTATGGGATGTTCAAACGGTGGGCGTGAAGCAATGATCGCTGCACAACGTTATCCAACTCAGTTTGATGGTGTCGTTGCCGCTAACCCTGGTTTCCATCTAAGCCGCGCTGGCGTGAGTGAAGCTTGGGATACCAAACAGCTGATGAACATCGCACCAAAAGACAAAAATGGCAAAAAAGTGCTAGCGAACGCTCTGAGCGATCAAGATTTGACTCTGCTTAGCAACGCTGTACTGAAAAAATGTGATGCAATTGATGGTCTTAAAGATGGCATCATCAATGATTATCTAGCCTGCGACTTCCAACCTGAAGACGTGCAATGTAAAGCCGGTAACACTAAAAATTGTCTATCAGCAGAGAAAGTCAACACTATCAAAACGGTGTTTGGCGGTCCTAAAGATAGCCAAGGCAATGACCTCTACAGCGATTGGCCATACGATGCTGGTGTGAACGCGATGGGGTGGCGAATGTGGAAACTAGGGTCATCTCAAGATGCCGATAAACCCGATGCACTAAATGCAACGTTAGGTTTGAACTCACTACAGTTCTACTTCATGACACCGCCAAATATGGAAGTGAATCCATCTAACTTTGACTTTGATAAAGACGTGGTGAAAACCAATGAGACGGGGGCAATCAACGATGCAACCAGTACCATGCTTTCTACCTTTAAAGCTCGCGGCGGAAAACTGATAGTGGTTCAAGGTGTTTCTGACCCTGTTTTCTCTGCAAACGACATCAAACGTTGGTATGAAAATACGTCGAAGCATACAGATGGCGACATGAACAAAACTCGTGAATGGGGCCGTCTATTTATGGTTCCTGGTATGACTCACTGCGGCGGTGGCCCTGCTCTTGATGATATCGACCCACTAACAGCGATTGATAACTGGGTAACGAAAAATCAAGCGCCAGCTTACCTACCAGCGAAAGGTGGCCAAGCGTTCCCTGGTAAATCACAACCTATCTGTCCTTTCCCACAAGTGGCGAAATACAACGGTAAAGGTGATGCAAACGACATCAACTCATTCCACTGTGAATAA
- a CDS encoding lactonase family protein, with product MPAAFHCRIDILGQNNFETLPMPYQLFVSNAESGTISCYELDTSTPNTTEILRWVTDIPAAPLVMPMTIDEKRALLYAVIRSKPYRLLQYRIEPKGLSLTQEWPLPASMANIELSPDGLTAYSVSFADNLWAQTRLQDASDDTTECFSCGSHPHAIHISPDQKWLIHSELGSDRLQISSYSAEHGELRHINVTPKSGPRHFVFSPAGDELYLLTEMSGEVIRYRIESASEDDVSLPSLIERDRCAILPFAEMGIAPGLAPEQRQNDTQPRVWAADIHLTHNGRFIYTSERTTSRISLFEIDAGSMRYVCSFPVETCPRSFAITPDDQWLIVTGEQSSVIGLYAINSATGYLTRQCEAPCGKGANWVSVTFKMKNSK from the coding sequence ATGCCAGCTGCCTTTCATTGCCGGATTGATATACTGGGTCAAAATAATTTCGAGACGCTGCCGATGCCCTACCAACTCTTTGTTTCCAATGCCGAATCTGGAACAATATCCTGTTACGAACTCGACACCAGTACGCCTAATACAACGGAGATCTTGCGTTGGGTAACCGATATTCCAGCCGCACCGCTCGTGATGCCAATGACCATCGACGAAAAACGCGCACTTTTGTATGCGGTTATTCGTTCTAAACCCTATCGCTTATTGCAATATCGTATTGAGCCTAAAGGATTAAGCCTCACTCAAGAGTGGCCATTACCCGCTAGCATGGCAAATATCGAACTAAGCCCAGATGGCTTAACCGCCTATAGCGTCTCTTTTGCCGATAACCTTTGGGCACAGACCCGTTTACAAGACGCAAGTGATGACACAACAGAATGTTTTTCTTGTGGCTCACATCCGCATGCGATTCATATCAGCCCAGATCAAAAATGGTTAATTCATAGTGAGTTAGGTAGCGATAGGCTACAGATTTCTTCTTACAGCGCAGAGCATGGTGAACTTAGGCACATTAACGTCACACCAAAGTCTGGTCCGCGCCATTTTGTCTTTTCACCAGCGGGAGATGAGCTGTATCTCTTAACCGAGATGTCGGGAGAAGTGATCCGTTACCGCATAGAATCAGCAAGTGAAGACGACGTGTCTCTGCCGTCACTTATCGAGCGAGATCGCTGTGCCATATTGCCTTTTGCAGAAATGGGAATAGCTCCAGGTCTTGCGCCAGAGCAGCGCCAGAACGACACTCAACCTCGGGTCTGGGCAGCGGATATTCATCTCACCCATAACGGGCGGTTTATTTACACCTCAGAGCGAACCACCAGCCGCATTTCCTTGTTTGAGATTGATGCAGGATCAATGCGTTATGTGTGTTCGTTTCCCGTCGAGACCTGCCCGAGAAGTTTTGCTATTACACCGGATGATCAATGGCTCATCGTCACTGGCGAACAGTCTTCGGTTATTGGGCTTTATGCTATTAATAGCGCTACAGGATATTTAACGCGCCAATGTGAAGCCCCTTGCGGTAAAGGTGCAAATTGGGTCAGCGTTACGTTCAAAATGAAAAATAGTAAATGA
- a CDS encoding DUF2750 domain-containing protein, translating to MTATISLDTLPKDPTERMNQFFNAVATDLKIWLLIDEHGSVLLTADEDDCVPVWPSQEHAALWATDEWEGFQTEAISVAKWKSRWTQGLEEDELSIIVFPDAQGEGIVLYPDEFEFELAKRENKRR from the coding sequence ATGACAGCAACTATCTCTTTAGACACTCTTCCTAAAGATCCAACCGAACGAATGAATCAATTCTTCAATGCCGTAGCGACCGATCTTAAAATATGGCTTTTGATTGATGAGCATGGCAGTGTGCTGCTCACCGCCGACGAAGACGATTGTGTCCCTGTATGGCCATCGCAAGAGCACGCCGCATTATGGGCAACCGATGAGTGGGAAGGTTTTCAAACGGAAGCGATTTCAGTCGCTAAATGGAAAAGCCGCTGGACTCAAGGTCTAGAAGAAGACGAACTTTCGATTATCGTTTTCCCAGATGCCCAAGGTGAAGGCATTGTTCTATATCCAGACGAGTTTGAATTTGAACTAGCAAAACGCGAAAATAAACGTCGTTAA
- a CDS encoding LysR family transcriptional regulator → MFKTTLDQWIVFKTVAEQKGFSAAAEVLNRSQSTISYSMSKLQSQIGVQLVYMEGKKCELTSSGKLLLQTVKTIINDFDYLETVAQGISKGIEANLTLSIDTLFPRELLFDAIASFGKQFPATEVFIDEHLRLMPSDKREYDLSVSTSEHGLIPGPKLLDVPLIPVAHREHPIFTANIPYYSVEDIAAHKQIFYKRSLGTELETMPSTPNKMWTVDSLESAIAAIRANLCYGWLPKHHVESIIAQGEVQVVSFENPPVCEVPLYLVEKNLVARGPAARCLAGLIRERCERALREERNKYAS, encoded by the coding sequence GTGTTCAAAACTACGTTAGACCAGTGGATTGTGTTTAAAACTGTGGCAGAGCAAAAAGGCTTTAGTGCCGCAGCCGAAGTTCTCAATCGAAGTCAGTCGACCATCAGTTATTCCATGTCCAAATTGCAGTCACAAATTGGTGTGCAATTGGTTTATATGGAAGGGAAGAAGTGCGAACTAACGTCTTCGGGAAAGTTGCTGTTACAAACAGTGAAAACCATTATTAATGATTTCGACTATCTGGAGACGGTAGCGCAGGGAATCTCTAAAGGTATCGAGGCGAATTTGACGTTAAGTATCGATACGCTTTTCCCGAGAGAGCTGCTGTTTGATGCGATTGCCTCATTTGGTAAGCAATTTCCAGCTACCGAAGTGTTTATTGATGAACATTTACGTTTGATGCCAAGTGATAAACGGGAATACGATTTATCGGTCAGTACCTCAGAGCATGGGCTGATTCCAGGACCTAAACTGTTGGATGTTCCTTTGATTCCTGTCGCGCATAGAGAGCATCCCATTTTTACTGCCAATATCCCTTATTATTCCGTTGAGGATATTGCAGCACACAAACAGATTTTTTATAAACGTTCGCTAGGTACCGAATTGGAAACCATGCCATCTACCCCAAATAAGATGTGGACAGTTGATTCGTTAGAATCGGCAATTGCTGCGATTCGCGCTAACTTATGTTACGGATGGTTACCCAAACATCATGTCGAATCGATTATTGCGCAAGGAGAGGTTCAAGTTGTGTCGTTTGAAAATCCTCCGGTTTGTGAAGTCCCCCTCTATTTGGTAGAAAAGAATTTGGTCGCTCGAGGCCCGGCGGCTAGATGCTTGGCCGGATTAATTAGAGAGCGCTGTGAGCGAGCGTTGCGCGAGGAACGTAATAAATATGCGTCGTAG
- a CDS encoding carbohydrate porin, which produces MSYKQNIITQKMITAGLVASLAASNYAFSAPSDISKEEFEQLKTQLLQTQTHLAELEAKLNAKPENKPYDLPPSTESVQKKREDVNSTFNYSGYFRAGIAGSNKGGPERYAPGSLGRLGNEYNGAYDLIFSERAYEKEDRWVDAIIMIDGNTGLENNGEVVGNPENTDDYFQFLDMYVRAKNFIPVLPESELWIGRHNLAGTDVQMLDFKSYRVNSGAGVGIDKIQLDNGMLDVAILREDFNLKYRDDSNTSQKDSLNTYTAHLNWHDIELSPQNHLALTAKYQFTNKTPDVKQRVRAGTYAAPKDAYVLTGILDHQYEGGGFHQYQLQYATNSIASSFGLILESHPDFGIQNDYLGKHTNGDAVRFISQGERYFLDKQYIVAHAMIMTYGQDIYNYDLQKANTDLLSYRFVVRPAYIWSEFNQTGFELGYFHQTVRESGDNYYESAYKITAFHTIKVDTSMLGSRPEFRFFTTYIDNTENGVTGHYFANHSNEQLSFGVQAEIWWR; this is translated from the coding sequence GTGTCCTACAAACAGAACATTATTACGCAAAAAATGATTACCGCAGGCTTAGTTGCTTCATTAGCAGCGTCTAACTATGCTTTTTCCGCTCCGAGCGACATATCGAAAGAGGAATTTGAACAACTCAAAACTCAGTTATTGCAAACACAAACACACCTTGCAGAACTTGAAGCCAAATTGAACGCGAAGCCGGAAAACAAACCTTATGACCTCCCACCATCAACGGAATCCGTTCAAAAGAAACGAGAAGATGTCAACAGCACCTTCAACTACAGCGGCTACTTTCGTGCTGGTATTGCAGGCTCGAACAAAGGTGGGCCAGAACGTTACGCGCCAGGATCTCTAGGTCGCCTGGGTAATGAATACAACGGAGCTTACGATCTAATCTTTAGCGAACGCGCATACGAAAAAGAAGACCGCTGGGTCGATGCCATCATCATGATCGATGGTAATACAGGCCTAGAGAACAACGGTGAAGTAGTGGGTAATCCAGAAAATACCGATGATTACTTTCAATTCCTCGACATGTACGTGCGCGCGAAAAACTTCATCCCTGTACTGCCAGAATCCGAACTATGGATTGGTCGTCATAACTTAGCTGGAACCGACGTACAAATGCTCGATTTTAAGAGCTACCGAGTTAACTCTGGTGCGGGTGTCGGTATTGATAAGATCCAGTTAGATAACGGGATGCTCGATGTTGCAATCCTTCGTGAAGACTTCAACTTAAAATACCGAGACGACAGCAACACATCACAAAAAGACAGCTTAAATACGTATACTGCTCATCTAAATTGGCATGACATTGAGCTAAGCCCCCAAAACCACCTAGCACTAACAGCCAAGTACCAATTCACTAATAAAACGCCCGATGTGAAGCAACGAGTTCGAGCTGGAACTTACGCAGCCCCCAAAGATGCGTATGTATTAACTGGCATCTTAGATCATCAATATGAAGGAGGTGGTTTTCATCAATACCAATTGCAATATGCCACCAATTCAATTGCCTCAAGCTTTGGTTTAATTTTAGAAAGCCACCCAGATTTTGGTATTCAAAACGATTACCTCGGTAAGCACACCAATGGAGATGCAGTACGCTTTATTTCCCAAGGTGAGCGTTACTTTCTAGATAAACAATATATTGTGGCCCACGCCATGATCATGACTTATGGGCAAGATATCTATAACTACGATCTGCAGAAAGCCAATACCGACCTCTTGTCCTATCGCTTTGTCGTTCGCCCCGCGTACATATGGAGTGAATTCAATCAAACCGGTTTTGAGCTAGGTTACTTCCACCAAACTGTGCGGGAAAGCGGCGACAACTACTATGAAAGTGCTTATAAGATAACGGCATTCCACACCATAAAAGTCGACACCAGTATGTTAGGTTCGCGCCCCGAGTTCCGCTTCTTTACTACCTATATTGATAACACAGAAAACGGAGTTACTGGCCATTACTTTGCAAACCACAGTAACGAGCAATTGAGTTTTGGGGTTCAAGCTGAAATTTGGTGGCGCTAA
- a CDS encoding LacI family DNA-binding transcriptional regulator, protein MTTILDVSRRAGVAKSTVSRVLSGRGYTSEKTRDAVLKAAQELNYRPNVLARNLARQTSDTIGLILPAGANVSRYLASLIDEIHKSAHAAGKDVIMRHIEDLPGQALSSIYDLIDHRCEAVLYYNASSSAHYEETIAVIDEEIEKFPVPVMLLNSYLPKHPNYCVWYEHEKYAAKPVEYLIEKGHRQIAYLSCSLVQRTAQARQIGYQQALSQAGIDYDPQRFIEGLPVSEDGSVPRDMCEVGYLACKELLARDVSFTAICCVNDHLAIGALKALQEHGLNVPNDVALFGFDDSPVLNYFTPSISSVILPSAELISYAVALCFAHLNKTPFPDYQQHHIDAQLVIRDSVTNR, encoded by the coding sequence ATGACAACTATATTGGATGTGTCTCGCCGGGCAGGAGTGGCAAAATCTACGGTTTCTCGAGTGTTGAGTGGTCGTGGTTACACATCAGAAAAAACGCGTGATGCAGTGTTAAAAGCAGCTCAAGAATTGAATTATCGTCCTAATGTGCTTGCGCGTAATTTAGCTCGTCAAACATCAGATACGATAGGGTTAATTTTACCTGCTGGGGCGAACGTTTCGCGCTATTTGGCATCGCTGATTGATGAAATCCATAAGTCGGCCCATGCGGCGGGAAAAGATGTCATCATGAGACACATCGAAGATTTGCCTGGCCAAGCGTTATCGTCTATCTACGATTTGATCGACCACCGCTGCGAAGCTGTGCTCTATTACAATGCTTCTAGTTCGGCTCATTATGAAGAAACCATTGCAGTGATCGATGAGGAAATTGAAAAATTTCCAGTTCCAGTCATGTTACTCAACAGCTACTTACCTAAACACCCTAATTATTGTGTTTGGTATGAGCATGAAAAATATGCCGCTAAACCAGTCGAATATCTGATTGAAAAAGGGCATCGTCAAATTGCCTATCTTAGTTGCTCGTTAGTTCAACGTACTGCACAGGCGCGTCAGATTGGTTATCAGCAAGCATTAAGCCAAGCTGGAATTGATTACGATCCTCAGAGATTTATTGAGGGCTTGCCAGTCAGTGAAGATGGCAGTGTGCCGCGAGATATGTGTGAAGTGGGGTATTTGGCGTGTAAGGAGTTACTTGCTCGTGACGTATCATTTACCGCTATTTGCTGCGTTAACGATCATCTCGCAATTGGCGCGTTAAAAGCGCTGCAAGAACACGGACTGAATGTGCCTAATGATGTTGCTTTGTTTGGTTTTGATGACAGCCCAGTGCTCAACTACTTTACGCCATCCATAAGCTCAGTGATTCTGCCATCAGCAGAATTGATCAGTTACGCCGTGGCATTGTGCTTTGCTCATCTAAATAAAACGCCATTTCCTGATTATCAGCAGCATCACATTGACGCACAGTTGGTGATTCGCGACTCGGTTACGAATAGATAA
- a CDS encoding prephenate dehydratase domain-containing protein gives MGSSVSKRAVFSAMLIVSSALSTSVWAGSEIYVQASKGSFNNEAIDKLFEQRPQLQHDTIYAGTPLNVLKSASENHAFAFSAVDNTTINGKLVQATVTAFEQYKPTEVTAYVTMPIEMCVLMNKQDVQSQTPITLIASHPAALKQIDRWKQSIKGLAEQEIPAGTAEAARKVAQGEMPKGTAAIGSCALASLYPTLSVVKKGVQDNKNNATSFLMMKVAKRDKPISEQAARHELNAAIAQGKKADLLLLNK, from the coding sequence ATGGGAAGTTCCGTATCGAAACGCGCTGTATTCAGTGCCATGTTAATCGTGAGCAGTGCGCTCTCTACCAGTGTTTGGGCCGGCAGCGAGATTTATGTTCAAGCCTCTAAAGGCAGTTTCAATAACGAAGCGATCGATAAGCTATTTGAGCAAAGACCGCAACTGCAGCACGACACTATCTACGCTGGTACTCCACTGAATGTATTGAAATCGGCGAGCGAAAACCATGCGTTTGCATTTAGCGCTGTGGACAACACCACCATCAATGGCAAGCTTGTGCAGGCAACAGTGACGGCGTTTGAGCAATACAAGCCAACCGAAGTGACCGCTTATGTGACTATGCCAATTGAGATGTGCGTACTAATGAATAAACAAGATGTGCAGTCGCAAACGCCGATTACTCTGATTGCCTCTCATCCTGCAGCGTTGAAACAAATTGATCGTTGGAAGCAGAGCATCAAAGGGTTAGCGGAGCAAGAAATTCCAGCAGGCACTGCGGAAGCGGCACGCAAAGTCGCTCAAGGTGAGATGCCAAAAGGTACGGCAGCGATTGGTTCTTGCGCGCTGGCTTCTCTATATCCAACGCTTTCTGTGGTAAAAAAAGGTGTGCAGGATAATAAAAATAACGCGACGTCTTTTTTAATGATGAAAGTTGCGAAACGTGACAAGCCAATCAGTGAACAAGCTGCGCGTCATGAGCTTAATGCTGCCATCGCTCAAGGCAAAAAAGCGGATTTATTGCTGCTTAATAAGTAA
- a CDS encoding glycosyl hydrolase → MSSCTTLGFKKLSTLAAAISLSIVMAPISYAATQTTTALENGFTSPPNSAKPRVWWHWMDGNITIDGIDKDLAWMHQVGIGGVHSFDANLPTPQVVKERLVYMTPKWQEAFRHAVKLADQYDMEFGIASSPGWSETGGPWVAAKDGMKKVVWSEQIVTGGEPIEQPLKDFPHATGPFQTVGFNHLFNDDEGGTKVPYADGKIGVYAVPLPHPVLTPFAHVLINGEAKDAAALTDDDFQTSVAVPIKDNKAVFAVHYDQPTTVRSARILIKDGQMPFAPARFDVVLEAQVNGEWQNVSDIPLSTTTTTVGFSALTAQDFRVIVTPRPAASSADILGAVKGAEVLDLFPTATGDIDVLDFHLYAQPKVNQSEVKAGFNTVKDYYKFNNQFDESTAALNDVVDLTDKIGADGKINWVPPQGHDWKIINMGWTLTGKTNHPATKEATGLEVDKYDAKAVEAYLNTYLDKYKALVGDDMFGKKGVTSLVNDSVEIGASNWTPNLLAEFQQRRGYDAKPWLPTLTGTVLGTPQQTDKFLFDFRTTLADLISEAHYGTVAKVAHANGLTTYGEFLEDQRPVLGDDIAARRYTDIPMAALWYYPKDSQARPGLLGDVRGAASTSHFYGQNLVAAESMTSAFAPWALAPEDLKHVIDLEFLYGVNRPVVHTSVHQPVDDKNPGLSLFIFGQHFNRHDSWAGMASAWVDYMARSAYMLQSGKDRSEIALFYGEDTPVTTMYADGVPEGLPKHYTYDFVNKDMLAALTVTADKHIVSPAGAEYQALGLFGNTRELTVSALEQLLRLAKQEVKIIGDKPEKSPSLEDNSALFHAYVNMIWGMDNVVESNDFDNTLVAMNVPHDVDALDHVLENDHLMFRHRQLDNGHIYYVSNRTENTMNQSLTFNVTGFAPQIWNPVDGSHRDASFHVENGQTVVDVDFAPEESLFVVFTEPTTEQQHTATVAQVKQTIDITSPWAVHFEKGLELPKPMTMKTLMPLNESKNKAVRYFSGTVKYQTQIDRPANLVDQDQVWLDLGTVGNVARVEVNGQDAGTVWYAPKRVDISQYLTEAHNDLTVTVSNTWTNRLIGDKQPGAKVLAWTSAPTFKADAKLTPSGLIGPISLVVKH, encoded by the coding sequence ATGTCTTCTTGTACTACATTAGGATTCAAAAAGCTCTCTACGCTCGCGGCAGCTATCTCCTTATCTATTGTAATGGCTCCTATCAGTTATGCCGCGACACAAACAACCACAGCCTTAGAGAATGGCTTCACTTCACCACCAAACTCAGCAAAACCTCGGGTTTGGTGGCACTGGATGGATGGCAACATTACTATCGATGGTATCGATAAAGACCTTGCTTGGATGCATCAAGTAGGCATAGGTGGTGTACACAGTTTTGACGCCAACCTGCCAACACCACAAGTGGTTAAAGAACGCTTGGTATATATGACGCCTAAATGGCAAGAGGCTTTTCGCCATGCAGTGAAACTGGCTGACCAATATGATATGGAATTTGGCATTGCATCTTCGCCAGGTTGGAGTGAAACCGGTGGTCCTTGGGTTGCAGCCAAAGACGGCATGAAAAAAGTGGTATGGTCAGAACAGATCGTGACTGGCGGTGAACCTATTGAGCAACCACTGAAAGATTTCCCACACGCAACAGGCCCGTTCCAAACCGTTGGCTTTAACCATCTATTTAATGATGACGAAGGAGGTACAAAAGTCCCTTACGCAGACGGTAAAATTGGCGTTTACGCTGTACCACTGCCTCATCCTGTTTTGACTCCTTTTGCTCATGTGCTGATCAATGGCGAAGCCAAAGATGCTGCGGCTCTTACTGACGACGATTTTCAAACCAGCGTTGCCGTGCCAATCAAAGACAACAAAGCGGTGTTCGCGGTTCATTACGACCAACCTACCACTGTTCGCTCTGCGCGTATCTTGATTAAAGATGGTCAAATGCCATTTGCCCCAGCTCGTTTCGACGTGGTTTTAGAAGCACAAGTGAACGGCGAATGGCAAAATGTCAGCGACATCCCATTGAGCACCACCACCACGACGGTTGGCTTCTCGGCACTGACTGCGCAAGATTTCCGTGTGATTGTGACTCCTCGCCCAGCCGCTTCTTCTGCAGACATTTTGGGCGCAGTGAAAGGCGCGGAAGTATTGGATCTCTTCCCAACTGCAACAGGTGATATCGATGTTCTCGATTTCCACCTTTACGCTCAACCTAAAGTTAACCAATCAGAAGTGAAAGCGGGCTTTAACACCGTTAAAGACTATTACAAGTTCAATAACCAATTCGATGAAAGCACCGCTGCGTTAAACGATGTGGTCGATTTGACTGACAAAATCGGTGCGGATGGCAAAATCAATTGGGTGCCACCTCAAGGTCATGATTGGAAAATCATCAACATGGGTTGGACGCTAACCGGTAAAACTAACCACCCTGCGACCAAAGAAGCCACTGGTTTAGAAGTCGATAAATACGATGCGAAAGCCGTTGAAGCTTACCTAAACACTTACCTAGACAAATACAAAGCCTTGGTTGGCGATGACATGTTTGGTAAGAAAGGCGTGACCTCTTTAGTGAACGACAGTGTGGAAATCGGTGCGTCCAACTGGACACCAAATCTATTAGCAGAATTCCAACAACGTCGTGGCTACGATGCCAAACCTTGGTTGCCTACTTTGACTGGTACAGTGCTTGGTACACCACAACAAACGGATAAATTCTTGTTCGACTTCCGTACTACTTTGGCAGATTTAATCTCTGAAGCGCACTACGGCACCGTAGCAAAAGTGGCACATGCCAACGGCTTAACCACTTACGGTGAATTCCTAGAAGACCAACGTCCAGTATTGGGCGATGATATTGCTGCACGTCGTTACACTGACATCCCAATGGCTGCATTGTGGTACTACCCTAAAGACAGCCAAGCTCGTCCGGGTCTACTAGGTGATGTGCGCGGCGCAGCATCAACGTCGCACTTCTACGGTCAAAACCTTGTGGCAGCTGAATCAATGACGTCAGCATTCGCACCTTGGGCATTGGCTCCAGAAGATTTGAAACACGTTATCGACCTTGAATTCCTGTACGGTGTAAACCGCCCAGTGGTACACACTTCGGTTCACCAACCAGTGGATGACAAAAATCCAGGTCTGTCTCTATTCATCTTCGGTCAACACTTTAACCGTCACGACTCTTGGGCTGGCATGGCTAGCGCTTGGGTGGATTACATGGCACGCAGCGCGTACATGCTTCAATCCGGTAAAGATCGCTCTGAAATCGCTTTGTTCTATGGTGAAGACACGCCTGTTACTACCATGTACGCTGATGGCGTTCCTGAAGGTCTACCAAAACATTACACCTACGATTTCGTCAATAAAGACATGTTAGCGGCGCTAACTGTCACAGCAGACAAACACATCGTGAGCCCTGCAGGAGCGGAATACCAAGCTCTTGGCTTGTTCGGTAACACGCGTGAATTGACCGTTTCTGCTCTAGAGCAACTGCTTCGTTTGGCGAAACAAGAGGTGAAAATCATTGGTGATAAACCAGAGAAGAGCCCAAGCCTAGAAGACAACTCCGCTCTATTCCACGCTTATGTGAATATGATTTGGGGTATGGACAATGTGGTGGAATCAAACGATTTCGACAACACCTTAGTCGCAATGAACGTTCCTCATGATGTGGATGCTCTAGACCACGTACTAGAAAATGATCACTTGATGTTCCGTCATCGTCAGTTGGATAACGGCCATATTTACTACGTGAGCAACCGCACCGAAAATACCATGAATCAATCACTGACGTTCAATGTGACTGGTTTTGCACCACAAATCTGGAACCCAGTGGATGGTAGCCATCGCGATGCAAGTTTCCATGTAGAAAACGGTCAAACCGTTGTGGATGTAGACTTTGCCCCTGAAGAATCACTCTTCGTGGTCTTTACTGAGCCAACCACTGAGCAGCAACACACTGCCACTGTGGCGCAAGTAAAACAAACCATCGATATCACTTCACCTTGGGCAGTGCATTTCGAAAAAGGCTTAGAACTTCCTAAACCAATGACCATGAAAACACTAATGCCGCTAAATGAAAGCAAAAACAAAGCGGTACGTTACTTCTCTGGTACGGTGAAATACCAAACTCAAATCGACCGTCCTGCGAACTTAGTCGACCAAGACCAAGTTTGGTTAGACCTAGGCACTGTGGGTAATGTGGCTCGCGTTGAAGTCAATGGTCAAGATGCTGGCACAGTTTGGTATGCGCCAAAACGTGTTGATATTAGCCAGTACCTCACTGAAGCACACAACGACCTAACAGTAACGGTATCCAACACTTGGACTAACCGTCTGATTGGTGACAAACAACCGGGAGCAAAAGTTCTGGCTTGGACATCAGCGCCAACCTTTAAAGCCGACGCAAAATTAACGCCTTCTGGCTTAATAGGTCCAATAAGCTTGGTGGTTAAACACTAA